The Oncorhynchus tshawytscha isolate Ot180627B linkage group LG30, Otsh_v2.0, whole genome shotgun sequence genome includes a region encoding these proteins:
- the LOC112228945 gene encoding endosialin codes for MGKMICALRSFALLWACWLPWTLGQELQEQDALCAAGGCYAVYFQRKTFRESARFCKDKGGSLATLKSSEEVAVVHELLSSVEQRGPRARVRLWMGLHRQPRQCSATRPLRGFQWITGEQDTQYTNWLRADSPSTCAAPRCVVMSVNTAADTREQHDNFKWLDGSCSLTVDGFMCHYTYRGMCPSLKSEGGGPALYTTPFSLLSTILTHIPFGSVATLPCPDNEDSLGDQSVLCMLREDGSVGWSKDSPLCSDGLQDWCEEENGGCEHFCQNAETQYYCECSDGFTLAEDGQTCQPNHSCGNANCEFDCEETAKGFRCKCPNGYLLAPDGRNCLDVDECLRAPCLHICANAPGTFECHCNQGYEPDEDGECVDVDECNDSSRCEHRCENAPGSFACHCRQGYTELPDDPGLCQDVDECQTSASCHQKCLNYMGGFECYCEAGYELQSDQYSCMAITEGDDQYSSTTTSSYQTWVTDQDWVTDPTRLEWLTEQTVLEKLPTDLGWFTEAPHEETTSTPVRRRPSDGHNSQWGVLARRKPARNTVTPSPSSSSDPSVVSRVSDSHRPAVQNDKGAGRVVETPDIDSDAKATTTTLRVPPPAQTVFASGAQWPESKGKRKDDKSWLLVALLVPLCVFIVVMLALGIVYCTSCAVEQNKSITDCYRWISTSKSEGENKAKSRA; via the coding sequence ATGGGGAAGATGATCTGTGCCTTGCGCTCCTTTGCTCTTCTGTGGGCCTGCTGGCTTCCCTGGACTCTGGGACAAGAGCTGCAGGAGCAAGATGCTCTCTGCGCTGCAGGTGGCTGCTACGCCGTCTATTTCCAACGCAAGACTTTTCGGGAGTCAGCAAGGTTCTGCAAGGACAAAGGTGGTTCTCTGGCAACCCTAAAGAGTTCTGAGGAGGTGGCTGTGGTCCATGAGCTCCTGTCGTCTGTGGAGCAACGCGGACCACGGGCCAGGGTCAGACTGTGGATGGGGCTCCATCGCCAGCCCAGGCAGTGCTCTGCCACACGCCCACTCAGGGGATTCCAATGGATCACAGGTGAACAGGACACGCAGTACACCAACTGGCTGAGGGCGGACTCACCTAGTACCTGTGCCGCGCCCCGCTGTGTCGTCATGAGTGTCAACACTGCTGCTGACACCCGGGAGCAGCACGACAACTTCAAGTGGCTGGATGGCTCCTGCTCGCTGACTGTGGATGGATTCATGTGTCACTACACCTACCGGGGGATGTGCCCTTCTCTGAAGAGTGAGGGAGGCGGACCtgctctgtataccacccctttcAGCCTGCTCAGCACCATCCTCACTCACATTCCCTTTGGCTCAGTGGCCACCCTTCCCTGCCCAGATAATGAAGACAGCTTAGGAGACCAGTCTGTTCTTTGCATGCTGAGGGAAGACGGGAGTGTGGGCTGGTCAAAGGATTCCCCCCTCTGCTCTGATGGCCTCCAGGACTGGTGTGAAGAAGAAAATGGTGGCTGTGAACATTTCTGTCAGAATGCTGAAACACAGTATTACTGTGAGTGTTCTGACGGCTTCACACTGGCAGAGGACGGCCAGACCTGCCAGCCGAACCATTCCTGTGGCAATGCCAACTGTGAGTTTGACTGTGAGGAGACCGCTAAGGGATTCCGCTGCAAATGTCCAAACGGATACCTGCTGGCACCTGATGGACGCAACTGCCTGGATGTGGATGAGTGTCTCCGGGCCCCCTGCCTTCATATATGCGCCAATGCTCCTGGGACATTCGAGTGCCACTGTAACCAGGGCTACGAGCCCGATGAAGATGGCGAGTGTGTGGATGTTGACGAATGCAACGATTCCAGTCGCTGTGAACACCGATGTGAGAACGCACCCGGTTCCTTTGCCTGCCACTGCCGCCAAGGCTACACTGAGCTGCCCGACGATCCAGGCTTATGCCAGGACGTGGATGAGTGCCAGACCTCCGCCAGCTGCCACCAGAAGTGTCTCAACTATATGGGTGGGTTTGAGTGCTATTGTGAGGCAGGGTATGAGCTGCAGTCAGACCAGTACTCCTGCATGGCTATTACAGAAGGCGATGACCAGTATTCATCAACAACCACCTCGTCCTACCAAACCTGGGTTACAGACCAAGACTGGGTTACAGACCCCACACGTTTGGAGTGGCTGACCGAGCAGACAGTCCTTGAGAAGCTTCCGACTGACCTGGGCTGGTTTACAGAGGCCCCGCATGAGGAGACAACATCTACACCGGTTCGTCGCAGGCCGTCGGATGGCCATAACTCACAATGGGGTGTTCTCGCACGGAGAAAGCCCGCTCGGAACACTGTCACACCCTCACCCAGCTCCTCCAGTGATCCCTCAGTGGTGTCCAGGGTTAGTGACAGCCACCGCCCAGCAGTCCAGAATGACAAGGGAGCTGGGAGAGTGGTAGAAACCCCAGACATAGACTCTGACGCTAAGGCCACCACCACCACGCTCAGAGTCCCACCTCCAGCCCAAACAGTGTTTGCATCAGGGGCCCAGTGGCCTGAGAGTAAAGGCAAAAGGAAGGATGACAAGAGCTGGCTACTAGTAGCACTCCTGGTGCCCCTGTGTGTTTTCATTGTGGTGATGCTGGCTCTAGGCATTGTGTACTGCACTAGCTGTGCTGTAGAACAAAACAAGAGCATCACTGACTGTTACCGCTGGATCAGCACCTCCAAGTCAGAGGGGGAAAACAAGGCGAAATCTCGTGCTTGA